In Treponema primitia ZAS-2, a genomic segment contains:
- a CDS encoding ABC transporter ATP-binding protein produces MGYVEFRGVCKYYTMGEIRIAAADHLNFEIEKGEFCVILGPSGAGKTTLLNMLGGMDSCDEGVILLDGREISALNERQLTDYRRYDVGFVFQFYNLIQNLTALENVELASEICEASRDPGETLTAVGLGERMGNFPGQLSGGEQQRVAVARALAKNPRILLCDEPTGALDYETGKHILRLLQDCCGENGKTVIVITHNLAIAGMADRVIELKNGQIIKIHRNASPLPVEQIEW; encoded by the coding sequence GTGGGATATGTAGAATTTCGGGGGGTATGCAAATACTACACCATGGGGGAAATCAGGATAGCAGCGGCGGATCATCTCAATTTTGAGATTGAGAAGGGCGAATTCTGCGTCATCCTGGGACCCAGCGGGGCAGGAAAAACCACCCTCCTCAATATGCTGGGGGGTATGGATTCCTGTGACGAAGGGGTAATACTCCTGGACGGCCGGGAGATCAGCGCCCTAAACGAGCGGCAGCTCACCGATTACCGCCGTTACGATGTGGGATTTGTTTTTCAGTTTTACAACCTGATCCAGAACCTTACGGCCCTGGAAAACGTGGAACTTGCCTCGGAAATATGTGAGGCAAGCCGGGACCCCGGGGAAACCCTGACGGCGGTGGGCTTGGGGGAACGGATGGGCAATTTCCCGGGCCAGCTTTCCGGGGGGGAACAGCAGCGGGTCGCCGTGGCCCGTGCTCTGGCGAAAAACCCCCGGATACTGCTCTGCGATGAACCCACCGGCGCCCTGGACTATGAGACGGGGAAACACATACTCAGGCTGCTCCAGGATTGTTGCGGGGAAAACGGGAAGACAGTTATCGTGATCACCCATAACCTGGCCATTGCGGGCATGGCGGACCGGGTGATTGAGCTTAAAAACGGACAAATTATCAAAATCCACCGGAATGCGAGCCCCCTGCCGGTGGAACAGATTGAGTGGTAA